The nucleotide window GCCCGATTCAAGAGCAAAAGGCTGAGAAGGCATCGCATTTATGTTCTGATAGGTTTCAAATTCGGATGAAATTATATTTACGCGTACGCCAGACCTGTCGGGAATAATCACAAAATCGGAATATACGGGAATGTTTGGCAATCCCTCCTGATGCGTGAATCCAAAATCGGAAAGCTCTGATTGAACAGGTAGAATTTTAGAAAATTCCTTGCCGGCAATATCGACAGGCTCAAGCGTCAATCCGCTTAATGAAAAACATATCGAGGTTTTCATATCGTTTGATAGCGTAACTTCGGCGGCTGTTTTTCCTGCGGAATCATAGGTAAGATTGGTACTTCCAAAACACAACACAGGAATAAGGATTAAAATAACTGTCATTAATTTCATTGAAATCTCCTCGAGCTAAAAGCATTCTCCATCAGTAGGCGGATTGCCGCCTCTGAAATAATTTACAAGATAAATAACATCGCTGCCTAAATTTAGGCAATCACCATTTACATCGGCTCCCGGATAAAAACCGTTAACCTCAATCGGCGGAGCTGATCCGCCGCGGAAATAATTAACTAAGAACGTAACATCCGAACCGATTATCGCCTCATCACCATTAGCATCTCCCGGCATATAAAATACCGTCAAAGTGTCAACTGTAAATTGAAACGGCTCGGAAGGATCAGAATAATTAATCCCATCAACTGCAGTTACCCGCCAGAAATATGAACCATTTTCAAGAGGCGCAACATTAGTATATTCAGATGGCGGCACTGCGGAATCACATTCAACTATACTGCCGAATTCAATATCTTCAGCAAGTTCGAAAATATAAATAGTAGTGCCGGCTGGCACATCCTGCCAGTCGAAGTCGATAAATTGCGTTGACAGTGTATCGCCATCTTCAGGCGTTTCTAAAACCGGCGTCGGCAATAGCAAGTCAATAGTAAAGTGAAACGGGGAAGAGGGGTCGGAATAGCGATACCCATCAAAAGCGGTAACTCGCCAGAAATATTCGCCATTCTCAAGAGGCGCAACATTAGCATACTCAGATGGCGGCACTAAAGAATCGTATTCTACCATATTGTTAAATTGAACATCCTCAGCTAATTCAAATATATAAATAGTAGTGCCGGCTGGCACGTCCTGCCAGTCGAAATTAATATACGGCGATGATAATGTGTCGTCATCCTCGGGTTCATAAAGCTCCGGTGTAGGCAGTATGAATTCAACTGTGAATGAAGCAGCTGGCGATGGAGCAGAATAGCCGTTGCCGTTATATGCTGCTGCTCGCCAGTAGTAAACTCCCTCTTCAAGAGAGGAAGTGTTCGTATATTCCGATTGCGCTGCCGTAGAATCATATTCCAGCAATGGATTAAATGATACATTATCGGCAAGTTCGAATACATAGCCGGTAGCGCCGACAGAGTTCTCCCAATCAAAAGTTATAAAAGCGGCATTAACCGTATCGTTTATTGGATAGATTAATACGGGAGTCGGCGGCGTTGGATTTTCAGGCTGAAGCAAGACATCGGTAACAGCAGGCACGCTCGAACCTACAGCTACACCGGAAATCGTTTTTGTATAGTAGCCATCCTTGATAAACCGTAAAGTGTATGTGCCCGGTAGAAGCAGACGGTGATAGCGGCCAAAATCGGGACGCGACAATCGCGGATTTATATCCTCGTTAATGTGTTCCAACACTTGCACTTCAGCCTCAAGCGGCTCAAGCGATATCGAATCCCTGATAATGCCGGTTATCCCCGGTCCCAAGGCTCGTTCCAGAAGGTAATACTGGCCGGGAAGATGCGCCGCTACTATCGAATCGACTAATGAAGTATCCTGGATTGTAGTGTCTGATATTTCCACTGTAAATGCCGCGGTGCCGAAATTACCGTAAAAGTAAGTCTTGAAATCGCCTTTGTTGACCAGACCGCGCCTGGCATCATACATCCCGCCGGGGTCGGATGTTGTATCGGGGATTGGCAGTATCAAAGATGTGAATTCTTCACAAATAGTATGCAATAAATCTTCATCAGGGCAATATCCATGACCTCCTTGACTGGGATACCAATACCATGGGTAATATGCACAGTTTGGTCTGCCATAAGTTGGAGTATGATAATCCATAGCAATAACCGGCCGATATTGCCAGCCAAAATCTCTCATAGCCCTGTTTTCTGATTCTGAGAACGGATAGTAGCCTTTAAACATCAGGCTTTCCGGCACATTGCTATTGGTGCTTCCGTCAATACTCCAACCGAAATCATAGTTGCGGTTGTTATCAACCCCGTCATGGTAATCGAAAACGCTGTTGGTGTCGTTGTCGCTTTTATTCTTGCGCCAATCAAGGTCGCCAGATTCAACAACGAGATGCCCTTCAGGATTGACAAATGGAATGGCAAATATTTCCATAGCCTGAATATAGCCTATAATAGTAGGATTGCCCTGGTCATACTTGCTGACTATATCCTGTACGAAATTTACGATAACCTCAACGCTTAGAAGTTCATCGGCATGCACCCCGCCATCAAGAAAAATCACCGGCTCGTCCTCATCGATAGATGGATTGTCCGATATTTTAAGTCTGAGCATTGGGATACTGTCGCGGGTTGAGAAGCCAAGCGTGTCTAAATATAGTATTTCCGGATGAGAATCCCGCAAATCGGTTAGCGTATCAAGTACTTCCTGATAAGTATGCCACTTATCATCTAAAATCCCCTGACTGAAAGCAAACCCTGACAACAAGATAACAAATATCATCGTTGGCAGAATCGTTAATAGAATTTTTGTGTAGTTGCTTTTCTCCCCGGGATAAATTGACATCTCAGTTGGCAATCTCATTTTATCCATCCTCCCTAGACCCATGCAGATTTAAAGCAGTTTTTAATGATTATTATTTAGCATAATCTTACTATATTATTTTGAAATATTGAATTGTTCTGTGCCTGAGACCTCATAGTAAAGAGTTTTTGAAAGGAATAATTTAAATACTGAGTATTTTGAATTATTCGCAGTATTTGAGTATTATAATACACCAACATAAACTCACTGAGGTTAACAGCATTATCATTAAACTTTATCAACCATAATTTAGTAAAAATATCATTATTTGTCAACACTTTTAATTGTATGTTGTGTTAGTTCTATAAATATCCATTATTTTAATTAAATCGGCGAAACATCAGCATTGGATTAGCTTTGAACGCAAATATAATGAAATATTTATCTCAAATTACGCATAACATCAATAATATTGTGCTATCGAAAGACTTTACGCGACAGCGTTTGCATAACGGTGATTTATTGTCAGGTGCGAGGACCTGACAATACTTGCAATAGTTTTATAACAGGCTAAAGCCCCATAGTCAAGCCTTTACGATGAGATATACCCAAACAGGCTTTACAATTAGGACAAAAATAAATACATCGCTTGCCTAAGTCACCTTTCAACTCCTGATAAGCCACTTTGGTCAGTTCTGCCTTACAGTGAGGGCAGATAGGTATTAAATCATCTCTTTTTTCAAGCACAAACATCACAGACCTCCAATCAAAATAGTTATCCGATAATAGACTTTAATACTTTATACACATCTGCAGCAGTTTTATTCAAGCTAAACTTCCAGCTTTCTCCATCCTTAAAGGAAACCGACTGGCAAGATAATGAAAATAGCTTTTTGAATCGCTATGCCCGATAGTTAGTTGTTGTAATGTATTACTGTTTAAAGAATTAACAATGCCGGAGGTGGGATTCGGTTCTAAAATATGTAATATAGAATATAGAGTTACGGTAACTGGGACATAATTGGGATGGTTATTGTCTTTTTTTTGTCAATCCCTTATTCCTTATTACTAATTTTAAAGCGTTGTTCACAATTCGGCCAGCCATCAGGCGCTTCAGCCGGCAACTCATCAGGAGTTAGCCAGGCCGGTTCATAATCAGTGCAATATTCAATAGTGTTTATTCCCTTGAAATAATTAACCAACCTGGTAACATCGCTGCCAATGATATTGCAATCGCCATTAGCGTCAGCAGAAGCCCAGAAGCCTCCTAAAAAACACGGCATGCTGGAAGAAGAACCTCTGAAATAATTAACTAAGTAGATTACATCACTGCCAATGATCGTAGGCGGCCAGAGACCGTTTGCCATATTTACATCGCCGGGAAGATATGCGAGAATCGAAATCGAATCGACTAACTCAAATTCTTGAATCTGCGACCATTCTGACCATAGCAGATTTTGGTTTCTATACCTGATGCGCCACCAGTATGTCTGGTCAAGTTGTAGTATTCCATTTTCTACTGATAGCTGAGTCAAATCAATACCCTCATTAAGATCGATTGGTTCATAAAATGGCGGGCCGCTATCACCGTATATGTTTTCCCAATCCCGAACGCTCTCCACAATTGGACTTGACCAATCATTCTGAACTTCCGTTAGTTGGAAATGAGAACTCATAATTGGCTCAGTGCCGACATCATAAGCAGAACCCATTAATGTAACCGGTTCAATTGCCTGGCGCGCCGGTTCTAAGGCATAAGGAGTTTCCGGCGGTTCACTGTTTCTATCACGGCCAAAGGAGTCAAATAGGACGTTATTCATTGGCATATCTTCATGTCCAAGAGAGTAGCTGCGAGCCATATAAGATTTATTAGTATTATCTATTTCTACTAATGTATAGCCATAATAATCATGAGCGCGATGAATCTCGGGGTAATCCGTTTGATTGTCGTACATGCCCCATCGAGCTAAAGCGCATCCACCGCCGCCTTGAAGTATTATCCTCAAATTGCTTTCCAAGCTGGCGCCGCGTTCATAGTTATGGGAATGCCCATAAAAGAATAATTCAACCTTTTCAAACTGAGACAGCAAAGGTATAACTTCATCTTGAGTCCAGGCAGTATTGCCATTAGGCCAGATTTCGCTGTGTCCCGGGTGATGAACAAATACAATAATCCAATCGATTTCATCATTATTATCCGAATCATTAAGCAGCTCCTCCAGCCAGTTAATCTGAGTTGCTCCCTGCGTATTGCTGTTAAGCGCTATAAATAACACCGAGCTAATTCGAAAAGAGTAATATAATTCGCCTTCAGACCCTCCGATTATTTCATATTTCATGTAATCATAATAATAGCTTGCCTCTGCTTCGTGATTGCCAATGCTAACCATAAAAGGTACTTGAGGTGATACCGAATTAATAGGATTAAAGAATTCAGCAACATACTGAGGTAATGATAAGCCATTGCCTACAATATCGCCAACATTGAGGATAACATTAATCTGATGATATACAGAATCGCCGTACAACTCAATAACCTTAGTTCGCATAGCATTTATAACTTCCGTATGCTGGGCTATGTATGTTCTGGTATCGCCAATAACTGCAAATCTAATATCAACGTCTTCGCTATTTAAAGGTTGCGAATGAAATGTTTCTATTATTGATACTGCCGTATCGCTAACGCAGCGGTAATAATAGTCTGTATTAGGCTCAAGGTTTGTCAGTCTTACAAAGTTCCAGATTGTAGCCTCATCGAAAAAATGATAATCGCCGGTTTGTGAGAATCCTAAGGCCGGAGTAGTTCCGTATTCTACCATTGGTTCGGTAGAGTCGGCTGAATGCCAGCAGACATATATTGAATTGGGCGTCGGTGTTTGCAAGTAGGGGGACATATGCGCCAATAGCTCTGTTGATGAAAAAAGCGCAGCAGAGATTATTATAACAATTATAATTATTTCAGGCGCGTAAAATCTATCAAATTTAATCATATTTAATCCTCTCAACAGTTAAGACTATATCTTTAAGCTAGCAAGTTAACTTCTAATCTTATAATAAACCTAATCAAGGGATAAAGCAAGTAGAAATATTTATAAATGTTGTCAAATATCAATGAGTAATTACACGGTTAATTGCCTGTAATTCAATGCGATAGTGTTGTACTCCAATAATTTACTTAAGACTGAAATCAACTGCCGGAGGTGGGATTCGAACCCACACGATCTTGCGAACACTGCGCCCTGAACACAGCGTGTCTGCCAATTCCACCACTCCGGCTGTATTAACAGCTATTATTATAGTAATTCATAACTATACCCGCAAGATTTATTTTTCCATGATTTTCCCTAAACGTCAGACAACTAACTATATTAATCAACGAATCATCACGCACCAGCATCAGCTGCAAGTAGAGTATTCTGGTGCTATAAAAAAACCTCAGGATGACCTTATGTTGCCATCCTGAGGTTAAAGCATAACTTTAAGATATGTTGCGTATTACATTATACAACAAGATGTTAATGCATTCCGACTTCTCCTGTTTGCTCAATTATTTCATCAGAAATCGCTGGTGTGGGAATGCAATCCGGATATGTTTCCTCAATCGGTGGAATACAGGGATAATAAGGACAGTATAATGGCCCGGAGTTGCCTCCCCTGAAATACCTGACCAAATAAATCACATCACTTCCCATGATTATACAATCGCCGTTAGCATCAGCAGAGGCCCAGAAAGTCCCATAAAGGCAAGGATCCGATTGCCCTTCATAGAAGTAGTTCACTAAGTAAACAACATCCGCGCCGGATACTTCTGCAGGCCAAATACCTGTACCCATGTTAGCATCGCCAGGCAAATAACCATATACTTCATCGACAACAAATGTAACCGGAACCTCAAAAGGTGAGTTGGTTTGATCGTTTGAGTAAAATGTAACCATTCCGGTGTAAGTACCGGGTTCAAGGTCTGTCGCATCCATCAAAACTTCAATATCAATATCAGGATCGCCCTCATGAATAGTACCGCTTAAAATATCAATAGTAAGCCACGGCGGTTCACAGTTTATCCAGGCAACATAGTCATTGCCAAAATCACCTGTCCCATCGCATGGTTGATTATACCAGGCGGCAGGCCCAACCCATATCCAGTATGTTCCCGGAGGCAGACTGCTGATTATGCTGGTAGTATCGCCGGCAACTGCGCTGGCAAAATATAATGCCTGAAAATCATCACATTCATCACCGGGAGAACCAGGCTTGATTATGAAAGTAAGGAGAGGGAAATCAGCCGTAATAGAGTAATAAAGCAAAGTAGATTCAGTCAAGGTTAATGTAAACCAATCAGTGTCGCGAGTGGAACCATCCGACCAGCTTGTCCCGCATAATATTGTATTGCAGTCAACCGTTTCGAACGCTTCAGAGCCGGGGAACATGGCGCAGCCGCCATTTATATCATCCCCGCACGCTTCAGCTTCCGCGATGCCGTCAATAGGACAATCGAGACTCATGATTATTTCATCCGGCTCAAAAATATCATCAGTCGAAACAGGCATATTCTGATATAAAGCCTCGATATTCTCAGGAGCATAAGGACTTAGAAGACTGTGAATATCAACCGAATTATTATCGATTGCATGCTGCGAACCTCTGTTATCGGATAAAACTATGGTAACATTTTGCGTAGCTTCGGCAATAAAATTTAGCCGTCCCGTGCCGATATTGGAAACGGTTAAAATCTCGGTATCGGTGAATCCTTCAAGCGCCTCGCCATAAACAACGGTGGGAGTAACTGAAAAAACAGGTATTCCCGGTTCGCAGGTTGCATTAGCGATATAATCGTTTGTAAACATGCCGCTTCCATCACAGGGCATATCAAACCAGCCATCAACACCGACAACTAGCCAATACGTGCCAGCTTCAAGCTCCAGTTCAAGGTTTGCAGTTAGGCCGGGTTCGGCAGCATCCGAACCGAGGAAGATGCCATCGCATCCGCCGGTACCATTATATATCCAGATTCTGGTGGGGGCTTCACCAACCGCCGACCAATTAATAAAACCGCGAGTAGTTAAAATGATTTCGTACCAATCCATATCGCGCGTGTGGAAATTTGACCAATACGTGCCGCAAATATCGGTATCACAATCTATCGACTCGAACTGTTCATAACCCGAAGGCATTAAACAACCGCTATTGTCATCATCGCCGCAAGCTTCTGTTTCCATCTGCGCACCGCCCGGACAGGTAACGACTGCTTGAGTGTATTCGGTAATGTCGATAGTGAATCCGAAATCGGAGGCAACATTAAAATAAACAGGAAGATAGTATGTTGCCGGCCCGGGAAGACCAAGCCATCTCACCTGAGCATTCGTATAACCATTAGAGCAGTATGTTTCGTAGTATTGATAAGCTTCGATATAGTCGGCGCACTCAATACCGCCGGAGGGGCAATCAGCATAGAGAAGACTTGCGCTGTAATCAATCTGGTCATTTTCAGTCAGACAATAATCGATGGTTACTTCATTCCAGGCTGAATTGACATCAAATTTATACCAAACCGCAGCTTCACCAAAACCGTCAGGGCAATCGATTGTTGCATCAATGGTCGTTCCATAAACATTTGCCGGAAACGGGCTGTTTATTTGCTCGGCGTCGATGCATTCATCGTTTAGTGGAATGTCTAAGGCGATGTTATCCTGCCCATTATTGCCATTAGCTTCAGCTATTAACCGCTCCGGCAATGAAGCCTTCTCGATTAGGGATGGATTTTTGGCGGTTAAATATGCCGAGTAATTGCTTGATACATTTTGCTCACTTGCCCGGGTAATAATCGATCCTATAGCAAATACCATGACAGCAATTACCAGTATAAATTTTTTCATTTTTTATCCTCCATTGAAGCACTATTCTTGGGTATGATTAATGGTGTTTTATTATCAATATAAGTAACCATCAAAGCAGAAGGAGGCGGTGTTTGGGGGCAAAATTGAGGCGGCGGATTATTACCCTTGAAATACTCCACCAAATAGATAATATCCGAGCCCATAAAGATGCAATCGCCATTTACATCAGCCGCCGCGTACAGCCATTCGTCCGTATAGCCATTGTAACAGCTATCAGGAGGCGGTTGACCAATACCTTTAAGATAACGGACTCCATAGGTAATATCTCCGCCAATAACTATATCATCGCCGTTGATATCACCAGGAACATAGTCGCAAGGGAATTTCATAACCATATCGAGGATTGTAACCTGCCTGTTTAAAACACTCACACCGGCAACTACCGTATCACGGTAAACCTCGTGTGAGAACAGTACGTCATAAGTACCAACGATAAGGCTATCGAGGAAATAGCTGCCAATCGCATCAGTGCTGTCGTCTATAGATGAAGGTATGGCTGTTATATAACAGTCTTCAATCGGATATCCCATTTCATCAAGAACTGTTCCCGCAATAGAACCATAAGCTTTGAAAAATACCGGGCTGAATACTTCTATTACTGGATAGTTCTGCGAAATTAAAGTATCGCTGGCGCTGGAAGGTCCCAAAGACGGATTTAATCCCGCTCCAAAACAATCAACTGTATCCAGAACAAGTGTCGGATCATTAACAGTCTGAACAACGAATGTAAGAACTTTGGTTGGAATCACCTCGTGAAGCCATGGATTTGGTTGTGATCCTATGCTGCTAATTCCCCAGAACGATTGGCTCGACCAATCTTCAGGATTCGGAGGCGACCCATAAGACGAAGAGAATAAAGCGACATCCCATTGTGTGAAAGGATAATATACCTGTCCTTTATCCTGGCTCAAATGGTCGGCAATAGAATGATCATCAGTACCCAAACATAAATGAATGTAGGAAAGATAAATCGATTCAATCGTTTGTATATAAACATCAACCTCAAGTTCGTCGTCCAAATAGCCTGTTAATGGAGAGCTGTCGATATTGCCATACCAAGCAGACACACCAAAAAATATTGAGCTTGATGATGTCGCCGAGTCGTTGCTGGCGTCCACATCCGCGGGCAGAATTGTGTATGAAATAAAGTTGTAAGTCGTATCATTTGAGGTATATAGCGTGCTATCGAAAGCAACGGTGTCTACTGTACCGCCAACCATATCGACAACAGTAACCGTATCAACAAACATCGGCGTAGGAGAAGCCAGCATATAAGCCTCAAAAACAACATCAAAGGTGCTTATTGCAGTTCCATAATTAACGATTTCCGATTTAAGGGGGTATTCGGTATTAAGCTGTACAAACTGCGGCGGGCTGATAATGCCGGAAACGCCCACATCGTCAAAAGGCAGAGGCTCAAGCTGTACGTTTAATGTAGTAGTGCTATTGGCGATAACATTAACGCCGGTTACCACCGTATCGCGATGGTTTGGATGCGAAAAGCTTATGTCATGCGAACCGGGAGACAAATCGGACAATAGGTAATACCCATTTATATCAGTTATGTCAACCTTGCCGGATACAAGGTCTTCTACAAGAATGTCGATTACCGGTTGAGCTAATTCGTTCGTTACGGTACCGGCTATGTGTCCAGCGCCGCGGAAATAAAAATCGCTGTGATACTCAACAACCGGATATCCGGCGCCGCCGACAGTATCACCCGCGTTCGAGGGTCCCTGAAATTGATTTTCTCCTGGTCCTAATGCGTCAACAGTCTGGCCAATAAGAAGGGGGTCGTTCTTGGTTTTAGTCATATATCTTAAAACATGAGTCGGTGTATGAACAGCAAGCCAGGGAGCTTCCGAATGACTCGACAATCTGGCGAACCCGATAAAAGATTGGCTTGACCAGCCCGCCGGATTGGGGGGAGAACCATGCGGATCTACAAACTCGGCGCCATCCCATTCCGTGAAAGGATAAAAAAGCTCTCCTTCGGCAACGGATAAAAGACTGTCGATGTACAGGTCGTTGGTACCGAGGCACAAATGAACATCGGCAACAAAAACATCATCTCCACACCAGACGAAACAGTCAACGCCGGTTCTACTCCCTATATCAGCTTGAACTGGCGAACCATCAAGATTGCCGTACCAAACAGCAAAAAACTCAACAAAAGATGTTGTAATAGATGAAGTGTTGTTAGCTGGATGTATATCGCTGGCAAGAATCGTATATGAGGTTAGCTGGTATGTTGTGTCGAGAGATGGAGTAAAAGACTGGTTGAAAGTAATAGTATCAATCGTGCCTCCGGGCATGAAAATTACTGAAGCGGTATCCGACAATATCAGAGTAGATGTGCCCTGAATATAAATATCGTATACAACATCAAAAGTACTAGAGCCCACTTCAAAATTCGTAACCTCTGATTTAAGAGGAAAGGCGACTCCAAGCACAATTGTCTCAGCAGGACTTACGATAGCAGAGACTCCAACATCCTCATCATCTTGCAGAAGCAAGCCGCCCGATTTATCCGAGGGTTTAGCCCAGGCATAAATAGCCATAGCCTGAAAAATTAGCAATAGGGTAAATAAAATTATTACCACTTTTCTCATCGCTGTTTCACCTCCATTGTTAAACAGTAAATAAATTATTATCTAAAAACTCAGTTGCTTTAATCAACCCAAAGCCACAATATACTAAATTCTTTGCAATATCTTTGGTTAAAATCCTTTTAGGTAAATATTCAATGAACAAAATTTTGTAGTTTTAATTACATTTCAATTACGTTAAATACA belongs to Candidatus Zixiibacteriota bacterium and includes:
- a CDS encoding metallophosphoesterase family protein, which encodes MIKFDRFYAPEIIIIVIIISAALFSSTELLAHMSPYLQTPTPNSIYVCWHSADSTEPMVEYGTTPALGFSQTGDYHFFDEATIWNFVRLTNLEPNTDYYYRCVSDTAVSIIETFHSQPLNSEDVDIRFAVIGDTRTYIAQHTEVINAMRTKVIELYGDSVYHQINVILNVGDIVGNGLSLPQYVAEFFNPINSVSPQVPFMVSIGNHEAEASYYYDYMKYEIIGGSEGELYYSFRISSVLFIALNSNTQGATQINWLEELLNDSDNNDEIDWIIVFVHHPGHSEIWPNGNTAWTQDEVIPLLSQFEKVELFFYGHSHNYERGASLESNLRIILQGGGGCALARWGMYDNQTDYPEIHRAHDYYGYTLVEIDNTNKSYMARSYSLGHEDMPMNNVLFDSFGRDRNSEPPETPYALEPARQAIEPVTLMGSAYDVGTEPIMSSHFQLTEVQNDWSSPIVESVRDWENIYGDSGPPFYEPIDLNEGIDLTQLSVENGILQLDQTYWWRIRYRNQNLLWSEWSQIQEFELVDSISILAYLPGDVNMANGLWPPTIIGSDVIYLVNYFRGSSSSMPCFLGGFWASADANGDCNIIGSDVTRLVNYFKGINTIEYCTDYEPAWLTPDELPAEAPDGWPNCEQRFKISNKE